The Saccharomonospora cyanea NA-134 genome includes a region encoding these proteins:
- a CDS encoding Glu/Leu/Phe/Val family dehydrogenase, with protein sequence MTDGVFGRDGGHEQVVYCQDPQTGLKAIIAVHSTALGPALGGTRFYPYASEQDALNDVLALSMGMSYKNALAGLDLGGGKAVIVGDPATVKSEALLRAYGRFVESLGGRYITACDVGTYVSDMDVIARETRHVTGRSRDDGGAGDSSVLTAYGVFQGMRASAEHVWGSPELRGRRVGVSGVGKVGHLLVGHLVEAGAEVVVTDVSEAAIDRVRAAHPSVDVVSDTAALVASDIDVYAPCALGGALDDATVEVLRARIVCGAANNQLAHPGVEKLLDERRILFAPDYLVNSGGVIMVSDELHGFDFERAHRKVSALYETTKKVFALAEEEGVPPVTAADRLAERRMAEVSRLRSILTR encoded by the coding sequence GTGACCGATGGTGTATTCGGCCGCGACGGCGGCCACGAACAGGTGGTCTACTGCCAGGACCCGCAGACCGGGCTCAAGGCGATCATCGCGGTGCACTCCACCGCACTCGGGCCCGCCCTGGGCGGAACCCGCTTCTACCCGTACGCGTCGGAGCAGGACGCGTTGAACGACGTGCTGGCGCTGTCGATGGGCATGTCGTACAAGAACGCCCTCGCGGGACTCGACCTCGGTGGTGGCAAGGCCGTCATCGTCGGTGACCCCGCCACGGTCAAGTCGGAAGCGCTGCTGCGGGCCTACGGCCGGTTCGTCGAGTCCCTCGGTGGCCGCTACATCACCGCCTGCGACGTGGGCACCTACGTGTCCGACATGGACGTGATCGCGAGGGAGACCCGGCACGTCACCGGCCGCTCCCGCGACGACGGCGGTGCCGGGGACTCGTCCGTGCTCACCGCCTACGGCGTGTTCCAGGGCATGCGAGCCTCCGCCGAGCACGTGTGGGGCAGCCCCGAGCTGCGTGGGCGCCGCGTCGGTGTGTCCGGTGTGGGGAAGGTCGGCCACCTTCTCGTGGGGCATCTGGTCGAGGCTGGCGCGGAGGTCGTCGTCACCGACGTCTCCGAGGCCGCGATCGACCGCGTCCGCGCCGCGCACCCGTCGGTGGACGTCGTCTCCGACACCGCGGCACTGGTCGCCTCCGACATCGACGTCTACGCCCCGTGCGCGCTCGGTGGGGCGCTCGACGACGCGACCGTGGAGGTGCTGCGCGCCAGGATCGTCTGTGGCGCGGCGAACAACCAGCTCGCCCACCCGGGGGTGGAGAAGCTGCTCGACGAGCGGAGGATCCTCTTCGCTCCCGACTACCTCGTGAACTCCGGTGGCGTCATCATGGTCAGCGACGAACTCCACGGGTTCGACTTCGAGCGGGCCCACCGCAAGGTGAGCGCGCTGTACGAGACGACGAAGAAGGTGTTCGCCCTCGCCGAGGAGGAGGGCGTGCCGCCGGTGACCGCGGCCGACCGCCTCGCCGAGCGCCGTATGGCGGAGGTGTCCCGGCTGAGGTCGATACTCACCAGGTGA
- a CDS encoding enoyl-CoA hydratase/isomerase family protein yields the protein MPTLHHRDPVFVLELGADENRFSPEWLTTVHGMLDTVSEHEGPAALVTVGQGKFYSNGLDLEWLAAHADQTPSYVRDVHELFARVLTLPVPTVAAVNGHAFGAGAMLAMAHDVRVMRADRGYFCFPEADINIPFTPGMAALIQSKLTPAAAIASMTTAHRFGGPEAERTGLVDAVAEQDVLLDVACERVSALAGKDKGTLGAIKSTMFASAVAALRSPTPGS from the coding sequence GTGCCCACGCTGCACCACCGCGACCCCGTGTTCGTGCTCGAACTCGGAGCTGACGAGAACCGGTTCTCGCCCGAGTGGCTGACGACGGTCCACGGGATGCTGGACACCGTCTCGGAGCACGAAGGACCGGCAGCGCTCGTGACGGTGGGCCAGGGCAAGTTCTACTCCAACGGGCTCGACCTGGAATGGCTCGCCGCCCACGCCGACCAGACCCCGAGCTACGTCCGGGACGTGCACGAGCTCTTCGCCAGGGTGCTCACCCTGCCGGTGCCCACGGTGGCCGCCGTCAACGGCCACGCCTTCGGCGCGGGTGCCATGCTGGCGATGGCGCACGACGTGCGCGTCATGCGCGCCGACCGGGGTTACTTCTGCTTCCCCGAAGCCGACATCAACATCCCGTTCACCCCGGGCATGGCCGCCCTCATCCAGAGCAAGCTGACGCCAGCCGCGGCGATCGCGTCGATGACCACGGCGCACCGGTTCGGTGGTCCCGAGGCGGAGCGCACAGGACTCGTCGACGCGGTCGCGGAGCAGGACGTGCTGCTGGACGTCGCGTGCGAGCGCGTCAGCGCACTGGCGGGCAAGGACAAGGGCACGCTCGGCGCCATCAAGTCGACGATGTTCGCCTCGGCAGTGGCCGCGCTGCGCTCCCCGACGCCGGGGTCCTGA
- a CDS encoding lysophospholipid acyltransferase family protein, which translates to MTTGQVWKPSSPCGTACLTRGEDTVTPVGSFVRALALLVVLAAAVPAAGAIALLRGRARDRVVRAVFRAVLTACGVRLVVRGRLDGRGRGALVVTNHVSWLDIVALGAVRPMKAVAKREIASWPFLGRLVARSGTVFLDRERLSTLPVTVARVADVLRAGTLVNVTPEGTTWCGRASGRFRPAFFQAAIDAGVPVRPVALRYRMESGRETTRPAFVGPESLVESIRRTLRLRGLVLEVVVCPEIAPGRAADRREAAGLAEAAVLAALDRKAPFPAASYGTEVTKRSVSVSSGLRMSVSGRRRKDCRAHAAPPRPRVRARTRS; encoded by the coding sequence GTGACCACCGGGCAGGTGTGGAAGCCGTCGTCGCCGTGCGGCACCGCGTGTCTCACCCGGGGCGAGGACACGGTGACACCGGTGGGGTCGTTCGTCCGCGCGCTGGCGCTGCTGGTCGTGCTCGCCGCCGCGGTTCCGGCCGCCGGGGCCATAGCGTTGCTGCGGGGGAGGGCTCGCGACCGTGTGGTGCGTGCCGTGTTCCGCGCGGTGTTGACCGCCTGCGGTGTTCGTCTCGTGGTGCGCGGACGCCTCGACGGGCGGGGGCGAGGCGCGTTGGTGGTCACCAACCACGTCTCGTGGCTCGACATCGTGGCCCTCGGCGCTGTGCGGCCCATGAAAGCCGTCGCCAAGCGGGAGATCGCTTCGTGGCCTTTCCTGGGCCGGTTGGTGGCGAGGTCCGGCACCGTGTTCCTCGATCGCGAGCGCCTGTCGACGTTGCCCGTCACCGTCGCGCGGGTGGCCGACGTGCTGCGGGCGGGAACACTCGTCAACGTCACACCCGAGGGCACCACGTGGTGCGGGCGGGCGTCCGGCCGGTTCCGTCCCGCGTTCTTCCAGGCCGCGATCGATGCCGGTGTGCCCGTTCGCCCGGTGGCCCTGCGGTACCGGATGGAGAGCGGGCGCGAGACGACGCGACCGGCGTTCGTCGGCCCTGAGTCCCTGGTCGAGTCGATACGGCGGACGCTGCGGTTGCGTGGACTCGTTCTGGAGGTCGTCGTGTGTCCTGAGATCGCGCCGGGTCGTGCGGCCGATCGTCGGGAGGCCGCCGGGCTCGCGGAGGCCGCCGTACTCGCCGCGCTCGACAGGAAGGCACCGTTCCCGGCGGCGTCGTACGGCACCGAGGTGACTAAGCGCTCTGTTAGTGTCTCCTCCGGTCTCCGGATGTCGGTTTCCGGACGTCGAAGGAAGGACTGCCGTGCCCACGCTGCACCACCGCGACCCCGTGTTCGTGCTCGAACTCGGAGCTGA